A window from Toxoplasma gondii ME49 chromosome IX, whole genome shotgun sequence encodes these proteins:
- a CDS encoding hypothetical protein (encoded by transcript TGME49_291010) produces MTHADVSACPARSEENGQQAPSVDPPEHSEAVRETGGSDTHQTSHGHWKRDSSAENLSSISSSSSSLSYTASSSASSSTPSYSSSWSSTETVARSASGSHCGGEKMPACTLKLIGSEDTAIVVELEVAEECPMFRRMLASAEDGAALYREGKTRELRFPSIRHRVLQKIVDYLRFRRQWNREGGHNGAFQVESDIALELMLAANFLGLTDEEEAST; encoded by the coding sequence atgacgcatgcagacgtaTCCGCCTGTCCAGCACGCTCCGAGGAAAATGGACAACAAGCTCCATCCGTCGATCCTCCCGAGCACAGTGAGGCGGTGAGAGAGACCGGAGGATCAGACACGCACCAGACGAGCCACGGCCACTGGAAACGAGATTCCTCAGCTGAAAATCTGTCGTCTATCTCCtcgtcatcttcttcgttaTCTTAcactgcttcgtcttccgcttcttcctccactccTTCCTACTCTTCCTCTTGGTCTTCGACCGAAACGGTGGCTCGTTCCGCAAGCGGTTCTCACtgtggcggagagaagatgcctgcatgcactttgAAGCTGATAGGGAGTGAGGACACGGCTATTGTCGTCGAGCTTGAGGTCGCGGAAGAATGTCCGATGTTTCGGCGCATGCTAGCGAGTGCCGAAGATGGAGCAGCGCTCTACAGAGAAGGTAAAACTCGAGAGCTGCGATTTCCTTCGATCCGCCACCGGGTCCTTCAGAAAATCGTGGACTACCTCCGTTTCCGGAGACAGTGGAACCGCGAGGGAGGCCACAACGGCGCATTCCAAGTTGAGAGCGACATCGCCCTAGAGCTGATGCTGGCAGCCAATTTCCTGGGCTTGacagatgaggaagaagctaGCACCTGA